In the genome of Opitutia bacterium KCR 482, one region contains:
- a CDS encoding NADH-quinone oxidoreductase subunit C: MEKEKILSELPFLTERKSADGMPSFDCRPEDLVKAAQVLRDKFEFQSLNDISAVDFGANLASRRFGAVYHFFSHTQKCYLRLAVVCESAEEPKLPSLCPVFKGADWLEREAFDMMGIVFEGHPRLARILMWDSYPWHPLRKDFPLEGREAPLPPTFEGNENATKVVPAPEEGGPFHSPSGGVKFVAQKEPRSRRTQRDSSDNI, translated from the coding sequence ATGGAAAAAGAAAAAATACTTTCCGAACTGCCGTTTCTGACGGAGCGCAAAAGCGCGGACGGAATGCCCTCGTTCGACTGCCGCCCCGAAGACCTCGTAAAAGCCGCGCAGGTTCTGCGCGACAAATTCGAATTCCAGAGCCTCAACGACATTTCCGCGGTCGATTTCGGCGCGAACCTCGCAAGCCGCCGCTTCGGCGCGGTCTACCATTTCTTCTCGCACACGCAAAAATGCTATCTGCGCTTGGCCGTCGTCTGCGAAAGCGCGGAAGAGCCTAAACTGCCGTCGCTCTGCCCCGTGTTCAAGGGGGCGGACTGGCTCGAACGCGAGGCGTTCGACATGATGGGAATCGTTTTCGAGGGGCACCCGCGCCTTGCGAGAATCCTCATGTGGGACTCGTACCCGTGGCACCCGCTCCGCAAAGACTTTCCCCTCGAAGGCAGGGAAGCCCCGCTTCCGCCGACTTTCGAGGGCAACGAAAACGCGACGAAAGTCGTGCCCGCGCCCGAAGAGGGCGGGCCTTTCCATTCGCCGTCGGGCGGCGTGAAGTTCGTCGCCCAAAAAGAGCCGCGTAGCCGCAGAACGCAGCGCGACTCTTCCGACAACATTTAA
- the nuoD gene encoding NADH dehydrogenase (quinone) subunit D has translation MEKEFTYPEPASLAEDRLGEKMIVNIGPSHPATHGVLRMKLELDGDLITRADPIVGQLHRGQEKVAENLTYNQFIPFTDRLDYLAPMCNNIAFALCVEKIAGIEITERCKAIRVICCELSRIASHLVGLAAYGMDAGSWTVFMYCFTQREKLMTLFEQLTGARMTSSYARIGGLARDIPDGWLGNVNAFANQFLPALDEIDALITRNKIFVDRAAGIGVVSAEQAMQWGLTGANLRGSGVADDLRKDLPYLGYENYEFDVPIGVHGDCYDRWLVRIEEMRQSIRIVRQAIEKMPDGAVNISDPKIVLPKKDKVLRDMEDLINNFVLTTQGPDIPAGEAYFEAENPKGALGFFVMSKGGGVPYRVKVRAPSFVSLSAMQEILPGHHMSDMAVILGSFDFVLGECDR, from the coding sequence ATGGAAAAAGAATTCACATATCCCGAACCCGCGTCGCTTGCGGAGGACAGACTCGGCGAAAAAATGATTGTAAACATCGGGCCGTCGCACCCCGCAACCCACGGCGTGCTGCGCATGAAGCTCGAACTTGACGGCGACCTCATCACCCGCGCCGACCCGATTGTCGGACAGCTCCACAGGGGGCAGGAGAAAGTCGCCGAAAACCTCACCTACAACCAGTTCATTCCCTTTACCGACAGGCTCGACTACCTTGCGCCGATGTGCAACAACATCGCATTCGCCCTTTGCGTCGAGAAAATCGCGGGAATCGAGATAACCGAACGCTGCAAGGCAATCCGCGTTATCTGCTGCGAGCTTTCGCGCATAGCAAGCCACTTGGTCGGCCTTGCCGCCTACGGCATGGACGCCGGCTCGTGGACGGTCTTCATGTACTGCTTCACCCAGCGCGAAAAGCTGATGACGCTTTTCGAACAGCTCACGGGCGCGCGCATGACGTCCTCGTACGCGAGAATCGGCGGGCTTGCGCGCGACATTCCCGACGGCTGGCTCGGCAACGTAAACGCGTTCGCAAACCAGTTTCTGCCCGCGCTCGACGAAATCGACGCGCTGATTACGCGCAACAAAATCTTCGTGGACCGCGCCGCGGGAATCGGCGTTGTCAGCGCGGAGCAGGCTATGCAGTGGGGGCTTACGGGCGCGAACCTCAGGGGCAGCGGCGTCGCCGACGACCTCCGCAAAGACCTTCCCTACCTCGGCTACGAAAACTACGAGTTCGACGTCCCCATCGGCGTCCACGGCGACTGCTACGACCGCTGGCTTGTCCGCATAGAGGAAATGCGCCAGAGTATCCGCATCGTTCGTCAGGCGATAGAAAAAATGCCCGACGGCGCGGTGAACATTTCCGACCCGAAAATAGTCCTGCCCAAAAAGGACAAGGTTTTGCGCGACATGGAGGATTTGATTAACAACTTCGTCCTCACAACGCAAGGCCCCGACATTCCCGCGGGCGAGGCGTACTTCGAGGCGGAAAACCCCAAAGGCGCGCTCGGTTTCTTCGTGATGTCGAAAGGCGGCGGAGTTCCGTACAGGGTGAAGGTGCGCGCGCCGTCGTTCGTGAGCCTCTCGGCGATGCAGGAAATTCTGCCGGGGCACCACATGAGCGACATGGCGGTAATTTTAGGCTCGTTCGACTTCGTTCTCGGCGAGTGCGACAGGTAA
- a CDS encoding NAD(P)H-dependent oxidoreductase subunit E, translating into MEINSELEAKCDAIIAQYPQKRSAAMIVMHLIQETFGYFDDSAIKFAAGKLGVEPVDVYGMLSFYPMYSQEPRGRIHIKVCRTLSCAMAGSVKLGHELAKRIGCPVGETRGIYTLEFVECLGNCVKGPNVQVNDKLFERVVPEDAEKFVEKLGELDKNGELDPKSAFDAPQGGGDFNSPAYKG; encoded by the coding sequence ATGGAAATCAATTCGGAATTGGAAGCCAAGTGCGACGCGATTATCGCGCAGTATCCGCAAAAGCGGTCGGCTGCGATGATTGTAATGCACCTCATTCAGGAGACATTCGGATATTTCGACGACTCCGCAATCAAGTTCGCGGCGGGCAAGCTCGGCGTCGAACCCGTTGACGTCTACGGAATGCTCTCGTTCTACCCGATGTATTCGCAGGAGCCGCGCGGGCGAATCCACATAAAAGTGTGCCGCACGCTCTCGTGCGCGATGGCGGGCTCTGTAAAGCTCGGGCACGAATTGGCGAAGCGCATAGGCTGCCCCGTCGGCGAAACGCGCGGAATCTACACGCTCGAATTTGTGGAATGTCTGGGCAACTGCGTGAAAGGCCCGAACGTTCAGGTTAACGACAAGCTTTTCGAGAGGGTAGTGCCCGAAGACGCCGAAAAATTCGTCGAAAAACTCGGCGAGCTTGACAAAAACGGAGAACTTGACCCGAAGTCGGCTTTCGACGCCCCGCAGGGCGGCGGAGATTTCAATTCACCCGCATACAAAGGCTAA
- the nuoF gene encoding NADH-quinone oxidoreductase subunit NuoF: MAAEQTRIIYEHIDLEGWNTSVEKYVSAGGYRILSETVKRNPADLCAEMLKSNLRGRGGAGFPIGMKWKFIDRKSGKPVYLIANADESEPGTCKDRLVIYQDPHKLIEGMMCAAYAIGAAQAFIYIRGEYINGYRVLIKAIEEAKAKNFVGKNICGSGYSCELTVCRGAGCYVCGEETGLIQSLAGKRANPRIKPPYFPAVMGLYDCPTVVNNVESLCWVPVVFDKGGEYVSKLGAPADPGTHVWGVSGLVQKPGRYEILTGSCTLGELLYDLCGGPLAGRRFKAVIPGGSSMKILKWDDKYKITNPDGSITEMRTEDIPLDAVSFQKCGTAIGSCGIIVMDNTIDMAEALANLCQFYAHESCGQCTPCREGTQWLARISRRICEGWGRKEDVELLKSVADNICGRTICALGEGSAWPVQSNVGKFKEEYYEKIRRQETVGGQARADNNAYRLI, encoded by the coding sequence ATGGCTGCCGAACAAACACGAATCATTTACGAGCACATCGACTTGGAGGGCTGGAATACCTCGGTCGAAAAATACGTCTCGGCGGGCGGGTACAGAATTCTGTCCGAAACCGTCAAGCGCAATCCCGCCGACCTCTGCGCGGAAATGCTGAAATCGAACCTGCGCGGACGCGGCGGGGCGGGATTTCCAATTGGAATGAAGTGGAAATTCATAGACCGCAAAAGCGGAAAGCCAGTGTACCTCATCGCGAACGCCGACGAATCCGAACCCGGGACGTGCAAAGACAGGCTCGTAATCTATCAGGACCCCCACAAGCTCATAGAGGGCATGATGTGCGCCGCATACGCAATCGGCGCGGCGCAGGCGTTCATTTATATTAGAGGCGAGTACATCAACGGATACCGCGTTTTAATCAAGGCAATCGAAGAGGCGAAAGCCAAAAACTTCGTCGGCAAAAACATCTGCGGAAGCGGCTACTCCTGCGAGCTTACCGTTTGCCGCGGCGCGGGCTGCTACGTCTGCGGCGAGGAAACGGGGCTTATACAGTCGCTTGCGGGAAAGCGCGCAAACCCGCGCATCAAGCCGCCGTACTTCCCCGCGGTCATGGGGCTTTACGACTGCCCGACGGTCGTCAACAACGTGGAGTCGCTCTGCTGGGTGCCCGTGGTTTTCGACAAGGGCGGCGAATACGTCTCGAAGCTCGGCGCGCCCGCCGACCCCGGCACGCACGTCTGGGGCGTCAGCGGGCTTGTCCAGAAGCCCGGCCGCTACGAAATCCTCACAGGCTCGTGCACGCTCGGCGAACTTCTCTACGACCTCTGCGGCGGCCCGCTCGCGGGGCGCAGGTTCAAGGCGGTTATCCCGGGCGGCTCGTCGATGAAAATCCTCAAATGGGACGACAAATATAAAATCACAAACCCCGACGGCTCGATAACCGAAATGCGCACGGAGGACATTCCCCTCGACGCCGTTTCGTTTCAAAAATGCGGAACGGCAATCGGCTCTTGCGGCATAATCGTCATGGACAACACAATCGACATGGCGGAGGCTCTCGCGAACCTGTGCCAGTTCTACGCGCACGAAAGCTGCGGACAGTGCACCCCCTGCCGCGAAGGCACCCAGTGGCTCGCGCGGATTTCGCGCCGCATCTGCGAGGGCTGGGGACGCAAAGAGGACGTCGAACTTCTCAAAAGCGTCGCCGACAACATCTGCGGACGCACGATTTGCGCCCTCGGCGAAGGTTCGGCGTGGCCGGTGCAAAGCAACGTCGGCAAGTTCAAAGAGGAATACTACGAGAAAATCCGCCGTCAGGAGACCGTCGGAGGTCAGGCGAGGGCGGACAACAACGCATACAGGCTCATTTAG
- a CDS encoding 2Fe-2S iron-sulfur cluster-binding protein, which yields MDKKTVNVNINGTDYTVEAGRNVLETCRSLGIEIPFFCYHPNLKVAGSCRMCLVYTGMPARDRATGELIKNPDGSQKIAWAPKPSISCGTNVAEGMHVITDSDAVKDCRRSVLEFLLLNHPLDCPICDKAGECKLQEYTHAYGNAESRYVERKNVKPKKVDVAGKIMLDAERCIQCSRCIRFCNEFIGHSIFGFTKRGSKTEISVYPETDNDSNYLINVSDGCPVGALTEKAFRFKMRTWFLKTTDSICAESSAGANTRVWSRNGEIYRITPRRNDAVNDMFMSDSGRYVFRRFKQENRLARARIDSSPCELSYAADRCVEILKLGKVAIVANAWQTLEEQYAIAELAKACKAEVFIASHTDDDDGKLVSADRTPNMRGAFITGLTKAYPPSDLSDLVLKIRAGDVKTVLCFRENLQALGFDAKDFKSANVVYCGALENETSAAAKICVPLRSEFEKRGLWVNRQFRVQKFEKAVEPQKGTIDDLEFIMSLLRDLTGASFAIPSVDEIRRVMASKIPALADCAEVGSQGRQIDGSAFADVDFPEADAIHFTKNQHAKD from the coding sequence ATGGACAAGAAAACCGTAAACGTAAACATAAACGGCACAGACTACACCGTCGAAGCGGGGCGCAATGTCCTCGAAACGTGCCGAAGCTTGGGAATCGAAATTCCGTTCTTTTGCTACCACCCGAATTTGAAGGTTGCGGGTTCGTGCAGAATGTGCCTTGTGTACACGGGCATGCCCGCGCGCGACAGGGCGACGGGCGAACTCATTAAAAATCCCGACGGCTCGCAGAAAATAGCGTGGGCGCCCAAGCCGTCGATTTCCTGCGGAACGAACGTCGCCGAGGGCATGCACGTCATCACCGACAGCGACGCCGTGAAGGACTGCCGCAGAAGCGTCCTCGAATTCCTTTTGCTCAACCACCCGCTCGACTGCCCCATCTGCGACAAGGCGGGCGAATGCAAACTCCAAGAGTACACGCACGCGTACGGCAACGCGGAATCGAGGTATGTTGAGCGCAAAAACGTAAAGCCCAAAAAGGTCGATGTCGCGGGGAAAATCATGCTCGACGCCGAACGCTGCATTCAGTGCTCGCGCTGTATCCGCTTCTGCAACGAATTCATAGGGCACAGCATTTTCGGCTTCACGAAGCGCGGCTCGAAAACCGAAATTTCGGTCTATCCCGAAACGGACAACGACAGCAACTATTTGATTAACGTCTCCGACGGCTGTCCCGTGGGCGCTCTCACCGAAAAGGCGTTCCGCTTCAAGATGAGAACGTGGTTCTTGAAGACCACCGACAGCATTTGCGCCGAAAGCAGCGCGGGCGCCAACACGCGCGTGTGGTCGCGCAACGGAGAAATCTACCGCATCACCCCGCGCCGCAACGACGCCGTCAACGACATGTTCATGAGCGATTCGGGCAGGTACGTTTTCCGCCGCTTCAAGCAGGAAAACAGGCTCGCCCGCGCGCGCATAGACTCGTCGCCGTGCGAGCTTTCCTACGCGGCGGACAGGTGCGTTGAAATTCTCAAACTCGGGAAAGTGGCGATTGTCGCAAACGCGTGGCAGACGCTCGAAGAGCAGTACGCCATTGCGGAGCTTGCAAAGGCGTGCAAGGCGGAAGTCTTCATTGCCTCGCATACCGACGACGACGACGGCAAGCTCGTTTCCGCCGACCGCACGCCCAACATGCGCGGCGCGTTCATCACGGGCTTGACAAAAGCATATCCGCCGTCCGACCTCTCCGACCTCGTGCTGAAAATCCGCGCGGGCGATGTGAAGACGGTTCTTTGCTTCCGCGAAAACTTGCAGGCTTTGGGCTTCGACGCAAAGGATTTCAAGTCGGCGAACGTCGTCTACTGCGGCGCGCTCGAAAACGAAACGAGTGCGGCGGCGAAAATCTGCGTTCCGCTCCGAAGCGAATTCGAAAAGCGCGGGCTGTGGGTCAACCGCCAGTTCCGCGTACAGAAATTCGAAAAGGCGGTCGAGCCGCAAAAGGGCACGATTGACGACCTCGAATTTATAATGTCGCTTTTGCGCGACCTCACGGGGGCGTCGTTCGCGATTCCGTCGGTGGACGAAATCCGCCGCGTAATGGCGTCGAAGATTCCCGCGCTTGCGGACTGCGCCGAGGTGGGTTCGCAGGGCAGGCAGATTGACGGCTCGGCGTTTGCGGACGTGGACTTTCCCGAAGCCGACGCAATCCACTTTACTAAAAACCAGCACGCCAAGGATTGA
- a CDS encoding complex I subunit 1 family protein, giving the protein MDTLSNIPVFADAQWCAIATDIAFKVLCSLGAIMLVMCFAGLSVVAERKVCAYIQGRFGPNRTAIPIVAAVPLVGNFLKKNGLMQLVADGLKFLLKEDPLPKHVNKFWYMAAPVIALSPVLIAACVVPFGAYWSDGQLCPLSAADIDVSLVFALAIGSLGVYGALMAGWSSNSKFPYMGAMRASAQVVSYELAMGLSVLPVVMWVARNSDSPLSLFEIARAQQNVWFCLLQPVSAFLFLVALFAETNRLPFDMAESETDLVSGYHTEYGSFKFGLFFVGEYGHMVLGSSLFIVLFLGGWNPLPGVAWPEFWGWVGAVMSLLTFIVKIAAMLFFFIWVRWTLPRFRYDQVMRLGWKALVPLALANFVAYLLIMSF; this is encoded by the coding sequence ATGGATACGCTTTCGAACATTCCCGTTTTTGCCGACGCGCAGTGGTGCGCAATCGCGACGGACATCGCATTCAAGGTGCTGTGCAGCCTGGGGGCAATAATGCTCGTGATGTGCTTCGCGGGGCTTAGCGTTGTCGCCGAAAGAAAGGTCTGCGCGTACATTCAGGGCAGATTCGGCCCGAACCGCACGGCGATTCCCATTGTTGCTGCGGTTCCGCTTGTTGGCAACTTTCTGAAAAAGAACGGGCTTATGCAGCTCGTTGCGGACGGGCTCAAATTCCTGCTGAAAGAAGACCCTCTTCCGAAGCACGTCAACAAGTTTTGGTATATGGCAGCTCCCGTAATCGCGCTTTCGCCCGTGCTCATCGCCGCGTGCGTTGTCCCGTTCGGCGCGTATTGGAGCGACGGTCAGCTCTGTCCGCTCTCCGCGGCGGACATCGACGTAAGCCTCGTCTTCGCGCTCGCAATCGGCTCTCTTGGCGTGTACGGCGCGCTCATGGCGGGCTGGTCGTCGAACAGCAAATTCCCCTACATGGGCGCGATGAGGGCTTCGGCGCAGGTGGTAAGCTACGAGCTTGCGATGGGGCTTTCGGTTCTGCCCGTGGTTATGTGGGTTGCGCGAAACTCCGACAGCCCCCTGAGCCTTTTCGAAATCGCGCGCGCGCAGCAGAACGTGTGGTTCTGCCTCTTGCAGCCCGTGTCGGCGTTCCTGTTCCTCGTCGCGCTCTTCGCCGAAACGAACAGGCTTCCCTTCGATATGGCGGAAAGCGAAACCGACCTCGTCAGCGGATACCACACCGAATACGGCAGCTTCAAATTCGGGCTGTTCTTCGTGGGCGAATATGGGCACATGGTGCTTGGGTCGTCGCTGTTCATAGTGCTGTTCCTCGGCGGCTGGAATCCGCTTCCGGGGGTGGCGTGGCCCGAATTTTGGGGCTGGGTCGGGGCGGTGATGTCGCTGCTTACGTTCATCGTGAAAATCGCGGCAATGCTCTTCTTCTTTATCTGGGTTCGCTGGACTCTTCCGCGTTTCAGGTACGACCAAGTCATGCGGCTGGGCTGGAAGGCTCTTGTGCCGCTTGCGCTCGCGAACTTCGTGGCATACCTGCTGATTATGTCTTTCTAA
- a CDS encoding NADH-quinone oxidoreductase subunit I, which translates to MAIVVERKRLSFWEKLYLPQIVSGLFITFKNIFKPRVTLEYPDQSPVLPVGYRGAPTLVKDSQGREKCVSCQLCEFVCPSKAIRVFPGPIPEDSEYAYIEKAPQDFQINMLRCIFCGLCQEVCPEKAIVLQNEFSINGYTREEFIRHKADLYAAGGVLPDKIMKWKKVKDNAEFGGRK; encoded by the coding sequence ATGGCTATCGTAGTCGAAAGAAAACGCCTGAGCTTTTGGGAAAAACTCTATTTGCCCCAAATAGTTTCGGGTCTGTTTATAACGTTCAAAAACATATTCAAGCCGCGCGTTACGCTGGAATATCCCGACCAGTCGCCCGTGCTTCCCGTGGGATACCGCGGCGCACCGACGCTCGTGAAGGATTCGCAGGGGCGCGAAAAATGCGTGTCGTGCCAGCTTTGCGAATTCGTCTGCCCTTCGAAGGCAATCCGCGTCTTCCCCGGCCCGATTCCCGAAGACAGCGAGTACGCGTACATAGAAAAAGCCCCGCAGGATTTCCAAATCAACATGCTCCGCTGCATATTCTGCGGGCTTTGTCAGGAAGTCTGCCCCGAAAAGGCGATTGTACTGCAAAACGAATTTTCCATAAACGGCTATACGCGCGAGGAATTTATCCGCCACAAGGCCGACCTCTACGCGGCGGGAGGCGTCCTGCCCGACAAGATTATGAAGTGGAAAAAAGTCAAGGACAACGCAGAATTCGGAGGAAGAAAATAA
- a CDS encoding NADH-quinone oxidoreductase subunit J, whose translation MEDIMYYIFCGLCLGGAVGVLTVRGYVNQAMSMLASILGAAGLLLLMKAYFLAFVLVMVYAGAVLVLFVFVVMLIGDKRDGAGWIKRGVLLLLWAAVLALIGVFEPQILRGCAGADTAQAGIPAVSAAKNYGIALFTTFMLPFEIAGITLLAAMVGVIAIAKHRDGRK comes from the coding sequence ATGGAAGACATTATGTATTACATTTTCTGCGGCTTGTGCCTCGGCGGCGCGGTCGGCGTGCTTACGGTTCGCGGATACGTCAATCAGGCGATGTCGATGCTTGCGTCGATTCTCGGCGCGGCGGGGCTTCTGCTACTGATGAAAGCGTACTTCTTGGCGTTCGTGCTCGTAATGGTCTACGCGGGCGCGGTTCTGGTCTTGTTCGTGTTCGTCGTAATGCTCATAGGCGACAAGCGCGACGGCGCGGGCTGGATAAAGCGCGGCGTTCTGCTGCTGCTCTGGGCGGCGGTGCTCGCGCTCATAGGAGTTTTCGAACCGCAGATTCTGCGCGGCTGCGCGGGCGCAGATACGGCGCAGGCGGGCATTCCCGCGGTGTCGGCGGCGAAAAACTACGGCATTGCGCTCTTCACAACTTTTATGCTGCCGTTCGAAATTGCGGGAATCACGCTCTTGGCGGCGATGGTCGGGGTAATCGCGATAGCAAAACACCGCGACGGAAGGAAATAG
- the nuoK gene encoding NADH-quinone oxidoreductase subunit NuoK: protein MEHTLHQFLFPALALFATGLLGVMFKRNLITIFMCVEFMLLGAMLAFAAFASAYNDMDGAVFAFFVLAIAASEVAVGLAIITRLFALENTVSTKHLNTLGD from the coding sequence ATGGAACACACTTTGCACCAGTTTTTGTTTCCCGCGTTGGCTCTTTTTGCGACGGGTCTTCTCGGCGTGATGTTCAAGCGGAATTTGATTACAATCTTCATGTGCGTGGAGTTCATGCTGCTGGGCGCGATGCTCGCGTTCGCGGCGTTCGCTTCGGCTTACAACGACATGGACGGCGCGGTTTTCGCGTTCTTCGTGCTCGCGATAGCGGCGTCGGAAGTGGCGGTGGGGCTTGCGATAATCACGCGACTGTTCGCCCTCGAAAACACGGTCTCGACGAAACACCTCAACACTCTCGGAGACTAA
- a CDS encoding NADH-quinone oxidoreductase subunit L — translation MQSQLSLVLFLPLLSAAVIALFLRRSKWGGAAVSVLSAAVALGAVLSAEFASGADSLFKSSACLFELGSLNFDFGFLFDGLTRNMLFVVCFVGFLIHVFSVGYMDDDKAKSRFFAGLSFFMFSMTGIVLASNLFMMFVFWELVGFSSYALIAHYADTDAAREASKKAFIVNRVGDFGFLLGIIFCQASLGTTDFCGLAEIFRATPEKASTAMGLLILCGFLGKSAQFPLQVWLADAMAGPTPVSALIHAATMVAAGVFMMVRLSTIGFLTPEVLDVATILCALMAFFAGLWALGQNDIKKILAYSTLAHLGLMGVGVGLGYELAMYHLTTHAFFKAALFLVAGSIIHACRHEQDIFKMGGLFKKMPATSIVALIATLSIIAIPYFSGYYSKEAILTAAYGRSVEGVLFDKIVFWLVAGAAVLTPIYMGRLFFNVFCGKPHSEKAEHARESSMFMVLPLVVLALYSLAGAWSFAYGIVWADGKMNALIPASATSFISSVWEIHRSALAKIPDVHTLENAALIATLVGIAFAYVVYGRSRGYDLVEKRLPRLYKALNKHGWFDDVYNYYVAKVQQRVAIFLATFVDLLLVELLLVRGTGIVCAVIGQGFKRLHDASANSQVKWLVAGFVLLFVIIYA, via the coding sequence ATGCAATCTCAATTAAGTTTGGTTTTGTTCCTGCCGCTTTTGTCGGCGGCGGTAATCGCGCTGTTTTTGCGCAGGAGCAAGTGGGGCGGCGCGGCGGTCTCGGTGCTGTCGGCGGCGGTCGCGCTTGGGGCGGTTCTCTCGGCGGAATTTGCGTCGGGGGCGGATTCGCTTTTCAAAAGCTCCGCATGTCTCTTCGAACTCGGCTCGCTCAACTTCGACTTCGGCTTCCTCTTCGACGGGCTTACGCGGAACATGCTGTTTGTGGTCTGCTTTGTGGGCTTTCTAATCCACGTTTTCAGCGTGGGATACATGGACGACGACAAGGCGAAGTCGCGCTTCTTTGCGGGCTTGAGCTTCTTCATGTTCTCGATGACGGGGATTGTGCTGGCGTCGAACCTGTTTATGATGTTCGTGTTCTGGGAACTGGTGGGGTTCAGCTCGTACGCGCTGATTGCCCACTATGCCGACACCGATGCCGCCCGCGAGGCTTCCAAAAAGGCGTTCATAGTAAACAGAGTGGGCGACTTCGGCTTTTTGCTCGGCATAATTTTCTGTCAGGCGTCTCTCGGCACGACCGACTTCTGCGGGCTTGCCGAAATTTTCAGGGCGACCCCCGAAAAGGCGTCCACCGCGATGGGGCTTCTGATTCTCTGCGGCTTCCTCGGAAAGAGCGCGCAGTTCCCCCTGCAAGTTTGGCTTGCCGACGCAATGGCGGGGCCGACTCCCGTTTCGGCCCTTATCCACGCCGCGACGATGGTTGCCGCGGGCGTGTTCATGATGGTTCGCCTTTCGACAATCGGCTTCCTCACCCCCGAAGTGCTCGACGTCGCGACGATTCTTTGCGCGTTGATGGCGTTCTTCGCCGGTCTTTGGGCTTTGGGGCAAAACGACATCAAGAAAATCTTGGCGTACTCCACTCTGGCTCACTTGGGCTTGATGGGCGTAGGCGTCGGCTTGGGCTACGAGCTTGCAATGTACCACCTCACGACCCACGCGTTCTTCAAGGCTGCACTCTTCCTTGTGGCGGGCTCGATAATCCACGCGTGCCGCCACGAGCAGGATATCTTCAAAATGGGCGGGCTTTTCAAAAAGATGCCCGCAACCTCGATTGTCGCGCTGATTGCAACGCTCTCGATTATCGCGATTCCGTATTTTTCGGGCTATTACAGCAAAGAGGCGATTCTCACCGCAGCCTACGGACGTTCGGTTGAGGGCGTCCTCTTCGACAAAATCGTTTTCTGGCTCGTCGCGGGAGCGGCGGTGCTTACGCCTATTTACATGGGCAGGCTTTTCTTCAACGTCTTCTGCGGGAAACCGCACTCGGAAAAGGCGGAACACGCGCGGGAAAGCTCTATGTTCATGGTTCTGCCGCTCGTGGTGCTCGCGCTCTATTCGCTCGCGGGGGCTTGGAGCTTTGCGTACGGAATAGTCTGGGCGGACGGAAAAATGAACGCGCTCATTCCCGCTTCGGCGACGTCGTTCATCTCGTCGGTTTGGGAAATCCACCGCTCGGCTCTGGCGAAAATTCCCGACGTCCACACGCTCGAAAACGCTGCGCTTATCGCAACTCTCGTCGGAATCGCTTTCGCGTACGTCGTCTACGGACGCTCGCGCGGCTACGACCTTGTGGAAAAACGCCTGCCGCGCCTCTACAAAGCCCTCAACAAACACGGTTGGTTCGACGACGTTTACAACTACTATGTGGCGAAAGTCCAACAGCGCGTCGCGATTTTCCTTGCGACTTTCGTCGATTTGCTGCTTGTCGAGCTTCTGCTTGTCCGCGGAACGGGCATTGTCTGCGCCGTGATAGGGCAGGGCTTCAAACGGCTTCACGACGCTTCGGCGAACTCGCAGGTCAAGTGGCTTGTGGCGGGGTTCGTCTTATTGTTCGTCATAATTTATGCGTAG